A single genomic interval of Streptomyces graminofaciens harbors:
- a CDS encoding winged helix-turn-helix transcriptional regulator: MDTRLDRDMSNCSIARTLEVVGEKWTILILREVWYGSSRFSDFERVLGCPRNLLAARLRMLVEEGILATETYKEPGSRSRPKYVITPKGVDLVPAVMGLLQWGDRYRADPEGPAVLTRHRGCGAHVDAQIRCERGHAVQAEDIESVPGPAFRLRPAE, from the coding sequence ATGGACACCCGACTCGACCGGGACATGTCGAACTGCTCGATCGCCCGGACCCTTGAGGTCGTGGGTGAGAAGTGGACGATCCTGATCCTGCGCGAGGTCTGGTACGGCTCGTCCCGCTTCAGTGACTTCGAACGGGTCCTCGGCTGTCCCCGGAACCTTCTCGCTGCCCGGCTCCGGATGCTTGTCGAGGAAGGGATCCTGGCCACCGAGACCTACAAGGAGCCGGGTTCACGGAGTCGGCCGAAGTACGTGATCACACCCAAGGGCGTGGACCTGGTCCCGGCCGTGATGGGGCTCCTGCAGTGGGGCGACCGCTACCGCGCCGACCCGGAGGGCCCGGCCGTACTGACGCGACACCGCGGATGCGGTGCGCACGTCGATGCCCAGATCCGCTGCGAACGCGGCCACGCCGTGCAGGCGGAGGACATCGAGAGTGTCCCCGGCCCCGCATTTCGTCTGAGGCCCGCGGAGTGA
- a CDS encoding alpha/beta fold hydrolase codes for MGQPTVTTGVTQVDGVRLHYLRAGSGPLLVLLHGWPQTSDCWQRVLADLAADHTVVAPDLRGYGLSDKPSTGYDKRRMAADMAGLVESLGFETTAVVGHDRGARVGHRWALDRPEQVERLALLDIVPTREMFRRLDASLASGYWHWLFQMQPDLPERLVGHDIRGYLEYFFERWTYNRHGLTPEAVDGYVRAFSRPGAMRASFDDYRAMEQDVALDDIDAAEGRRLTMPVLALWGSAGLPSRLPTLEIWRAYADDVTGAEIPECGHFIPEEQPEALLGHLRSFLADEASR; via the coding sequence ATGGGACAGCCCACTGTGACCACCGGCGTGACGCAGGTGGACGGGGTTCGCCTGCACTACCTCCGAGCGGGATCCGGTCCTCTGCTCGTCCTGCTCCACGGCTGGCCGCAGACCTCCGACTGCTGGCAGCGGGTGCTGGCGGATCTTGCCGCCGACCACACCGTTGTGGCACCCGACCTGCGTGGCTACGGCCTGAGCGACAAGCCCTCGACCGGATACGACAAGCGGCGGATGGCCGCCGACATGGCGGGCCTCGTCGAATCACTCGGCTTCGAGACGACCGCCGTCGTGGGTCACGACCGGGGCGCCCGCGTGGGGCACCGCTGGGCGCTGGACCGCCCCGAGCAGGTGGAACGGCTGGCCTTGCTCGACATCGTGCCGACCCGGGAGATGTTCCGCCGGCTGGACGCCTCGCTCGCCTCCGGGTACTGGCACTGGCTGTTCCAGATGCAGCCTGATCTTCCCGAGCGCCTCGTGGGGCACGATATACGGGGGTATCTCGAGTACTTCTTCGAGCGGTGGACCTATAACCGGCACGGGCTGACACCCGAAGCGGTCGACGGATATGTCCGAGCCTTCTCCCGCCCGGGTGCCATGCGCGCGAGTTTCGACGACTACCGCGCCATGGAGCAGGACGTCGCCCTCGACGACATCGACGCCGCCGAGGGCCGCCGCCTCACCATGCCGGTACTGGCGCTCTGGGGTTCCGCAGGGCTGCCCTCCCGCCTGCCGACGCTGGAGATCTGGCGCGCCTACGCGGACGACGTCACCGGAGCAGAAATCCCGGAGTGCGGCCACTTCATCCCGGAAGAGCAACCGGAGGCGCTGCTGGGCCATTTGCGGTCGTTCCTGGCCGACGAGGCGAGTCGGTGA
- a CDS encoding site-specific integrase produces the protein MEHTQAAHARSLRTYFDFLWFARDRRDWRDASMDDRAAFERWRRRDERGPRLEDTSWDREVSTVNQFYLWAIEQNLVRASPIRQRAASVWSPWRGGAGGTMVRQVPAETSHMGPRREVKWLPPKSSQLWRNVGLCGFDSKEMPRRGFRGGGGRRGTRRTRIRWSVRGCGCARTRR, from the coding sequence GTGGAACACACCCAGGCCGCCCATGCCCGGAGCCTGCGCACGTACTTCGACTTCCTGTGGTTCGCGCGAGACAGGCGTGACTGGCGTGATGCGTCCATGGACGACCGGGCGGCGTTCGAGCGGTGGCGGCGTCGTGATGAGCGTGGACCTCGTTTGGAAGACACGAGCTGGGACCGGGAGGTGTCCACGGTCAACCAGTTCTACCTGTGGGCGATCGAGCAGAACCTCGTCAGGGCCAGTCCCATCCGTCAGCGCGCGGCTTCGGTGTGGTCGCCGTGGCGGGGCGGGGCTGGCGGCACGATGGTGCGGCAAGTGCCAGCCGAGACGTCGCACATGGGGCCACGACGCGAGGTGAAGTGGCTGCCACCGAAGTCGTCTCAGCTTTGGCGCAATGTCGGGCTGTGCGGCTTCGACTCGAAGGAGATGCCAAGGCGCGGGTTCCGTGGGGGGGGTGGGCGGCGCGGAACGCGGCGTACGCGGATTCGATGGTCCGTACGGGGCTGCGGTTGTGCGCGCACTCGGCGCTGA
- a CDS encoding NADP-dependent oxidoreductase, producing MKAFVVEKYGKDGVRAAEVPEPSVGDRDVLVRVSAASINPLDKMVRNGEFKQLLKYKPPFVLGHDVAGVVTRVGSAVRGLEVGDEVYARPRDLRIGGFAEYIAIDMDDVAPKPASLTPQEAAAVPLVALAAWQILVDQAHVKPGQKVLVHAGAGGLGSTVIQLAKHLGATVATTASTDSEKLVRSLGADVVVDYTKEDFSKVLSGYDLVLDAVGGANLEKSLTVLKPGGLAVSVVGPPDAGFARQLGAPSFLGLVMNVLSRKIRKQAKALGVRYQFFFMQANGSQLRELGALYDSGKLRPVIDSTFPFDQTLEAMAYVEQGRTKAGKVVVSMTPDSN from the coding sequence ATGAAGGCATTCGTCGTCGAGAAGTACGGCAAGGACGGCGTGCGCGCCGCCGAGGTACCCGAGCCCAGCGTCGGTGACCGCGATGTTCTGGTCAGGGTGAGCGCCGCGAGCATCAACCCGCTGGACAAGATGGTCCGTAACGGGGAGTTCAAACAGCTGTTGAAGTACAAGCCTCCGTTCGTGCTCGGTCATGACGTGGCCGGCGTCGTGACGCGGGTCGGTTCCGCCGTGCGCGGCCTCGAAGTCGGCGACGAGGTCTACGCCCGCCCGCGCGACCTGCGGATCGGAGGCTTCGCGGAGTACATCGCGATCGACATGGACGACGTCGCGCCCAAGCCGGCCTCGCTCACACCGCAAGAGGCGGCCGCGGTGCCGCTGGTGGCCCTGGCCGCCTGGCAGATCCTCGTAGACCAGGCCCATGTGAAGCCGGGTCAGAAGGTGCTCGTCCACGCCGGTGCCGGCGGTCTCGGATCGACGGTCATCCAGCTCGCCAAACACCTCGGTGCCACCGTGGCGACGACCGCGAGCACTGATTCCGAGAAGCTGGTCCGAAGCCTCGGTGCCGACGTCGTCGTCGACTACACCAAGGAGGACTTCTCCAAGGTGCTGTCCGGCTACGACCTGGTGCTGGACGCCGTGGGCGGGGCGAACCTGGAGAAGTCGCTGACCGTGCTGAAGCCCGGCGGCCTGGCTGTCAGCGTCGTGGGCCCGCCGGACGCCGGGTTCGCCAGGCAGCTCGGCGCTCCCTCCTTCCTGGGGCTGGTCATGAACGTGCTCAGTCGCAAGATCCGCAAGCAGGCGAAGGCCCTGGGCGTTCGCTACCAGTTCTTCTTCATGCAGGCCAATGGCTCCCAGTTGCGCGAGCTCGGCGCCCTCTACGACAGCGGGAAGCTCCGCCCGGTCATCGACAGCACCTTCCCGTTCGATCAGACGCTCGAGGCGATGGCGTACGTCGAGCAAGGTCGCACCAAGGCCGGCAAGGTCGTGGTCTCGATGACGCCCGACAGCAACTGA
- a CDS encoding SDR family oxidoreductase, translating into MKRDLLGRKLVVTGAARGIGEKVARLAIARGAQVTLIGLEPDRLRDLARELGPAASWREADVRDGTVLRSAIDEAAGVMGGIDLVVANAGVVAYGTVRQTDEASFERVLDINLNGVFRTLKYVTPHLERSRGHVLVVASALSFMPLAAMASYGASKAAAELLALTYRQEVAHLGVTVGLVHPSWIDTDLVRGAEADLPSFQGLRNRLPYPGNVTTSGDRAAAAIVDGLVRRRSRVYVPRAVVVANWAKAALNSPLAWPWARRFAARAVPSLEREVAALGRHDQLTPGTGTSAAETKSP; encoded by the coding sequence ATGAAACGTGACTTGCTGGGCAGAAAGCTGGTTGTCACCGGAGCGGCGCGCGGCATCGGCGAGAAGGTGGCCCGCCTGGCCATCGCCCGAGGTGCTCAGGTGACCCTGATCGGACTGGAGCCCGATCGGCTCCGTGACCTCGCCCGCGAGCTGGGCCCCGCCGCTTCCTGGCGTGAGGCCGATGTGCGCGACGGCACCGTCCTGCGGTCAGCGATCGACGAGGCTGCGGGGGTCATGGGCGGCATCGATCTCGTCGTCGCCAATGCCGGCGTCGTGGCGTACGGGACCGTGCGACAGACGGACGAGGCGTCGTTCGAGCGGGTCCTGGACATCAATCTGAACGGTGTCTTCCGGACCCTCAAGTACGTGACGCCCCATCTGGAGCGCAGCCGGGGACACGTGCTGGTCGTGGCGTCCGCGCTGTCCTTCATGCCGCTGGCGGCGATGGCCTCCTACGGCGCCAGCAAGGCCGCGGCCGAGCTGCTCGCCCTGACCTATCGCCAGGAGGTGGCGCACCTCGGCGTCACGGTCGGCCTGGTGCACCCCTCCTGGATCGACACGGATCTCGTCCGGGGCGCCGAGGCGGACCTCCCCTCGTTCCAGGGCCTGCGCAACCGGCTTCCCTACCCGGGCAATGTCACCACGAGTGGCGACCGGGCGGCTGCCGCGATCGTCGACGGGCTCGTGCGCCGCCGCAGCCGCGTGTACGTCCCGCGCGCGGTCGTCGTGGCCAACTGGGCCAAGGCAGCGCTGAATTCGCCACTGGCCTGGCCATGGGCGAGGCGCTTCGCGGCCCGTGCCGTTCCGTCCCTCGAACGGGAGGTCGCGGCGCTGGGGAGGCATGACCAGCTCACGCCGGGCACCGGCACCTCTGCCGCGGAGACCAAGTCGCCCTAG
- a CDS encoding alpha/beta hydrolase, producing the protein MTTVHSFTRHDITFPSGDSTCVGWLYLPTGVTSPPVVILGHGLGATREMRLDAFAERFAQAGIAAVAFTYRHFGDSGGHPRQLLSIKRQLADWDAALAYVKARPDIDRSRIAVWGSSFGGGHAITVASRHPELRAAVSQCPFTDGLASALALGPVASLRMTPVLARDMAARVRGKAPAMVPIASAPGSPALMNAPDALPGYQALQPAGTTFRNEVAARVIPTIATYRPGRAAKKVAMPILFCVSNTDSVTPPAQTLRYARTAPRGEIKRYDAGHFDFYTGETFEALVRDQIEFLTRQLHPAPASTP; encoded by the coding sequence ATGACCACCGTGCACTCCTTCACCCGCCACGACATCACCTTCCCCTCCGGCGACAGCACCTGTGTCGGATGGCTCTACCTCCCGACCGGCGTCACCTCCCCGCCCGTCGTCATCCTCGGGCACGGCCTCGGCGCCACCCGCGAGATGCGCCTGGACGCCTTCGCCGAGCGTTTCGCTCAGGCCGGCATCGCCGCCGTGGCCTTCACCTACCGGCACTTCGGCGACAGCGGCGGCCACCCGCGCCAGCTCCTGTCGATCAAGCGTCAGCTCGCCGACTGGGACGCCGCCCTCGCCTACGTCAAGGCCCGCCCCGACATCGACCGCTCCCGCATCGCGGTGTGGGGCAGCTCCTTCGGCGGAGGCCACGCCATCACCGTCGCCTCTCGGCATCCCGAACTGCGCGCGGCCGTGTCCCAGTGCCCGTTCACCGATGGTCTCGCCTCCGCGCTCGCGCTCGGCCCGGTCGCCTCGCTCAGGATGACCCCCGTGCTCGCTCGGGACATGGCGGCCAGAGTGCGCGGCAAGGCACCCGCGATGGTTCCCATCGCCTCCGCCCCCGGTTCGCCGGCCCTCATGAACGCTCCGGACGCCCTGCCCGGATATCAGGCGCTGCAACCGGCGGGGACGACGTTCCGCAACGAGGTGGCGGCACGGGTCATTCCGACCATCGCCACCTACCGGCCCGGGCGTGCGGCGAAGAAGGTCGCCATGCCGATCCTCTTCTGCGTCAGCAACACCGACTCCGTCACGCCTCCCGCCCAGACCCTCCGGTACGCGCGCACCGCACCCCGGGGAGAGATCAAGAGGTACGACGCCGGCCACTTCGACTTCTACACCGGCGAGACCTTCGAGGCCCTGGTCCGCGACCAGATCGAGTTCCTCACCCGGCAGTTGCACCCCGCGCCGGCATCGACTCCTTGA
- a CDS encoding enoyl-CoA hydratase/isomerase family protein: MPYKDKGHLEIEDRGAVLVVRVDGGPHQLFGLDVAQQLDKLVNRVDRDPSIRAVVFTGAHPERFVSHAAVRWLQEEGAASPTVGRRGAAAVVRMAKHVDRSRLLGAVMRRTPMRGALQLERLHTTFLRMNASGVLFVAALNGSALGLGAEFAWACDLRVMADGDFFIGQPEILLGIIPGGGGTQRLTRLIGTHRSLAAILEGKPFTPAEALANGAVDKVVPQDKVVAQAVELAEHFGRRSKGSVAAAKRSVYFGGSMSLEDGLHVERAEFFTRVMSKDGQELMLDYMKTTDATGELPLYHPDTYAQALASGSVPGRRSTQTTRR, translated from the coding sequence ATGCCATACAAAGACAAGGGTCATCTGGAGATCGAGGACCGCGGAGCCGTCCTTGTCGTCCGGGTCGACGGCGGCCCGCACCAGTTGTTCGGCCTCGATGTCGCCCAGCAGCTGGACAAGCTGGTGAACCGGGTCGACCGCGATCCGAGCATCCGTGCCGTCGTCTTCACCGGGGCACATCCCGAGCGGTTCGTCAGCCATGCCGCGGTCCGGTGGCTGCAGGAAGAGGGCGCCGCGAGCCCGACGGTCGGCCGACGCGGTGCCGCCGCCGTCGTACGCATGGCCAAGCACGTGGACCGGTCCCGTCTCCTCGGGGCCGTGATGCGCAGGACCCCGATGCGCGGGGCCCTCCAGCTGGAGCGTCTGCACACGACCTTCCTCCGGATGAACGCCAGCGGTGTCCTCTTCGTCGCCGCCCTCAACGGTTCGGCTCTCGGCCTCGGCGCCGAGTTCGCCTGGGCCTGCGATCTGCGGGTCATGGCCGACGGGGACTTCTTCATCGGCCAGCCCGAAATCCTCCTCGGCATCATCCCGGGCGGAGGCGGCACCCAGCGGCTGACCCGCCTGATCGGCACCCACCGGTCCCTGGCCGCGATCCTCGAAGGCAAGCCGTTCACGCCCGCGGAGGCTCTCGCCAACGGGGCGGTCGACAAGGTCGTACCCCAGGACAAGGTCGTCGCGCAGGCGGTCGAACTCGCGGAGCACTTCGGCCGGCGGTCGAAGGGGTCGGTCGCGGCCGCCAAGAGGTCGGTGTACTTCGGCGGCTCGATGTCACTGGAGGACGGACTCCACGTCGAACGCGCCGAGTTCTTCACCAGAGTCATGTCGAAGGACGGTCAGGAACTGATGCTCGACTACATGAAGACGACGGACGCCACCGGCGAGCTCCCGCTCTACCACCCGGACACCTACGCCCAAGCGCTCGCCTCGGGCAGCGTGCCCGGGCGCCGCTCGACGCAGACGACACGGCGGTGA
- a CDS encoding LLM class flavin-dependent oxidoreductase has translation MRTSTTIEASGSDWRDIVAYVTEAEKLGLDICWVAEAWGSEAPSPLGYLAAKTERMLLGSGIIQLGTRTPMAIARAAITLSQISQGRFLLGLGPSGPQVIEGLHGVPFARPLVRMRETVEIVREAAAGGKVSYSGKEFRIPLPGAEAKPMRLSMRAEHDIPVYLATLSPKMLHLTGEIADGWLGTSFVPEGAKEAYFDHLDQGLAAAGRARADLDICQGAEVAFADDEDALSAMVAGRKKELAFSLGGMGSATTNFYNNAYSRQGWAEVAAEVRTRWQAGDRDGAAGLVTDEMVLATTLIGTEAMVRQRLRVWRDAGVDTVRFYPAGETLDARLTTLGRALDLVRDIEDEAAR, from the coding sequence ATGCGTACCTCCACCACGATCGAAGCTTCCGGGAGCGACTGGCGGGACATCGTCGCCTATGTTACCGAGGCGGAGAAGCTCGGTCTCGACATCTGCTGGGTGGCGGAGGCGTGGGGTTCCGAGGCTCCCTCGCCGTTGGGCTACCTCGCGGCGAAGACCGAGCGCATGCTCCTCGGATCCGGAATCATCCAACTCGGCACCCGCACGCCGATGGCCATCGCCCGTGCCGCGATCACACTGTCGCAGATCTCCCAGGGGCGCTTCCTTCTCGGACTGGGCCCCTCCGGGCCGCAGGTGATCGAGGGGCTGCACGGCGTGCCCTTCGCCCGACCGCTGGTGCGGATGCGGGAGACCGTCGAGATCGTGCGGGAGGCCGCCGCGGGCGGCAAAGTCTCCTACTCAGGAAAGGAGTTCCGGATTCCACTGCCGGGCGCGGAGGCGAAGCCCATGCGTCTGTCGATGCGTGCCGAGCATGACATTCCGGTCTACCTCGCCACTCTCTCGCCGAAGATGCTGCACCTGACCGGTGAGATCGCCGACGGGTGGCTGGGCACCAGTTTCGTGCCCGAGGGCGCCAAGGAGGCGTACTTCGACCACCTGGACCAGGGCTTGGCCGCCGCCGGTCGCGCCCGTGCCGACCTCGACATCTGCCAAGGTGCCGAGGTCGCCTTCGCGGACGACGAGGACGCGCTGAGCGCGATGGTGGCCGGACGCAAGAAGGAACTGGCCTTCAGCCTCGGCGGCATGGGTTCCGCGACCACGAACTTCTACAACAACGCCTACAGCCGCCAGGGTTGGGCCGAGGTGGCGGCCGAAGTCCGGACACGTTGGCAGGCTGGGGACCGGGACGGCGCGGCCGGCTTGGTCACCGACGAAATGGTCCTGGCGACCACTCTGATCGGCACCGAGGCCATGGTGCGCCAGCGGCTGCGTGTGTGGCGCGACGCCGGTGTGGACACCGTACGTTTTTACCCGGCCGGAGAGACCCTCGACGCTCGGCTCACCACTCTCGGCCGGGCCCTCGACCTGGTCCGTGACATCGAGGACGAGGCGGCACGGTAG
- a CDS encoding class I adenylate-forming enzyme family protein — translation MNFASLPDRRAAHAPDGAAVSDGRQSLTNAQLLDRVRAAARQLQDLGIGPGDVVALKLTNRIEFVLLLFAAWRIGATITPVNPSMTDVEVDRQVKDSGARLLVVEDREAPVTDGTAVLAVGALYAEGASSDHAPHVDSSALALLIYTSGTTGTPKGVMLDHANIDAMTEMGRLSLDIGPADRCLLILPLFHVNGIVVSILTPLLAGASVVIAGRRFDPHSFFDLVEQERPTFFSAVPTIYGMLAALPDDVRPDTSSLRFGVCGAAPASAELLNRFEARYGFPLVEGYGLSEGTCGSTVNPVAGPRRAGTVGLPFPGQEIRIVDAEGAEVGPGTDGEVLVKGPNVMRGYLGRPEETARVIVDGWLHTGDVGHLDAEGYLTLVGRSKDMIIRGGENIYPKEIEDVLTGDPSVLEAAVIGVPDEKWGEVVVAYIQPRPGVTVDLTALRELCARSLTGFKRPTDFFVVEAIAKNAVGKIDKASLRAAHVAAS, via the coding sequence ATGAACTTCGCTTCACTGCCCGACCGTCGCGCCGCTCACGCCCCCGATGGGGCAGCGGTGTCGGACGGGCGCCAGTCACTCACCAACGCTCAGTTGCTGGACCGCGTCCGTGCGGCAGCGCGTCAGCTCCAGGACCTCGGGATCGGTCCCGGCGATGTGGTGGCCCTCAAGCTGACGAACCGCATCGAGTTCGTGCTGCTGTTGTTCGCCGCCTGGCGGATCGGCGCCACCATCACGCCGGTCAACCCGAGCATGACCGACGTCGAGGTGGACCGACAGGTCAAGGACTCCGGTGCGCGTCTGCTGGTGGTCGAAGACCGCGAGGCGCCCGTCACGGACGGTACTGCCGTACTCGCCGTCGGCGCACTGTACGCGGAAGGGGCGAGTTCGGATCACGCACCGCATGTGGACTCGTCCGCGCTGGCTCTTCTCATATACACCAGCGGCACCACCGGGACGCCCAAGGGCGTGATGCTGGACCATGCCAACATCGACGCCATGACGGAGATGGGCCGCCTGTCCCTGGACATCGGGCCCGCCGACCGGTGCCTGCTGATCCTGCCGCTCTTCCACGTCAACGGCATCGTGGTCAGCATTCTCACGCCTCTTCTCGCGGGGGCGAGCGTCGTCATCGCGGGCCGCCGGTTCGACCCACACAGCTTCTTCGACCTCGTCGAGCAGGAGCGCCCCACCTTCTTCAGCGCCGTGCCGACGATCTACGGCATGCTCGCTGCGCTCCCGGATGACGTGCGGCCCGACACATCGTCGCTGAGGTTCGGAGTCTGTGGCGCCGCACCTGCCTCCGCCGAGCTGCTGAACCGGTTCGAAGCCCGGTACGGGTTCCCTCTTGTCGAGGGGTACGGCCTGTCCGAAGGAACCTGCGGGTCCACCGTCAACCCCGTCGCGGGCCCGCGGCGTGCCGGCACCGTGGGACTTCCCTTCCCCGGCCAGGAGATTCGGATCGTCGACGCCGAAGGTGCCGAGGTGGGGCCGGGCACGGACGGTGAGGTCCTCGTGAAGGGCCCCAACGTCATGCGTGGCTATCTCGGCCGCCCTGAGGAAACGGCCAGAGTCATCGTCGACGGCTGGTTGCACACGGGCGATGTGGGTCACCTCGACGCCGAGGGCTATCTGACCCTGGTCGGGCGCTCGAAGGACATGATCATCCGTGGTGGGGAGAACATATACCCCAAGGAAATCGAGGATGTCCTCACAGGCGACCCGTCGGTGCTCGAAGCCGCCGTGATCGGCGTACCCGACGAGAAGTGGGGAGAGGTGGTCGTGGCCTACATACAGCCGCGACCAGGCGTGACCGTCGATCTGACGGCGCTGCGGGAGCTCTGTGCGCGCAGCCTCACCGGCTTCAAGCGTCCGACCGACTTCTTCGTGGTGGAGGCCATAGCGAAGAACGCGGTCGGGAAGATCGACAAAGCCTCCTTGCGCGCTGCCCACGTCGCGGCTTCCTGA
- a CDS encoding SRPBCC family protein yields the protein MEWTGARYADKPTVEVRTWIAAPPEQVWTLVSDIELMPRMSSELQYVEWLDGRTAPALGARFIGRSKHEALGEWTTTSHIVEYEPPRLLAWGVENPQNPTAIWRFTLEPQGGGTLLSEWMQMGPARSGLSFAIDRMPEKEQKIVFVRMREFEANMTITLEEIKKLAERAQPAGEARL from the coding sequence ATGGAGTGGACAGGCGCGCGCTATGCGGACAAGCCGACGGTGGAGGTCCGCACCTGGATCGCTGCTCCGCCCGAACAGGTGTGGACGCTCGTGTCAGACATCGAGTTGATGCCGCGTATGAGCTCCGAGCTGCAGTACGTCGAATGGCTGGACGGCAGGACCGCCCCTGCCCTGGGAGCCCGGTTCATCGGCCGGAGCAAGCACGAGGCACTCGGGGAGTGGACCACCACATCCCACATCGTCGAGTACGAGCCGCCGAGGCTGCTTGCCTGGGGCGTCGAGAACCCGCAGAACCCAACGGCGATCTGGCGGTTCACGTTGGAGCCGCAGGGCGGTGGCACTCTGCTGAGCGAATGGATGCAGATGGGGCCGGCCCGTTCGGGCCTCTCCTTCGCCATCGATCGCATGCCGGAGAAGGAGCAGAAGATCGTCTTCGTGCGCATGCGGGAGTTCGAGGCCAACATGACGATCACCCTCGAAGAGATCAAGAAGCTGGCCGAGAGGGCCCAGCCCGCGGGCGAGGCGAGGCTGTGA
- a CDS encoding TetR/AcrR family transcriptional regulator, with the protein MAGRPRLDDAPERLVRAAVGLLAEQGPSAIKARTVASASGLSTMVVYGHFGGIPELMRAVADHGFRELGAAFAQVPVTDDPIADLFAMALTCRRVAHENPHLYDLMFGLSTRATYRPLSDADLRLSGHSPAFRDAHVHITAACQRLVNSGRAERQEPEVIAAQLWSLVHGYVTLELAEHFGEFEDPVVQVMLPMGVNFSVGLGDERERAEASHEAGARLYDSIVQGR; encoded by the coding sequence ATGGCAGGGCGGCCGAGGCTCGATGACGCACCGGAGCGGCTTGTGCGAGCCGCTGTCGGCCTGCTGGCCGAACAGGGGCCGTCGGCCATCAAGGCGCGTACTGTGGCGTCCGCGAGCGGGCTGTCGACGATGGTCGTCTACGGCCACTTCGGTGGGATCCCCGAACTGATGCGCGCCGTCGCCGACCACGGCTTCAGGGAGCTCGGCGCGGCGTTCGCCCAGGTGCCGGTGACGGATGATCCGATCGCGGATCTCTTCGCCATGGCTTTGACCTGCCGCCGAGTGGCCCACGAGAACCCTCACCTGTACGACCTGATGTTCGGCCTGTCCACTCGTGCGACGTACCGGCCGCTGTCGGACGCGGACCTTCGCTTGAGCGGACATTCGCCGGCCTTCCGGGATGCCCACGTCCATATCACCGCGGCATGTCAACGGCTCGTGAACTCGGGCAGGGCCGAGCGGCAGGAACCTGAAGTCATAGCCGCCCAGTTGTGGAGTCTGGTCCACGGGTACGTCACCCTTGAGCTGGCCGAGCACTTCGGCGAGTTCGAGGACCCCGTGGTGCAGGTGATGCTGCCGATGGGCGTGAACTTCTCTGTCGGTCTGGGCGACGAGCGGGAACGGGCCGAAGCCTCGCACGAGGCGGGCGCGCGCCTTTACGACTCGATCGTTCAAGGTCGGTGA
- a CDS encoding CGNR zinc finger domain-containing protein gives MATDDTWIWDGGRVCLDFTNTLRHRWRSTPGETLRNPGDLTLWLQRAGLLTPGIPDPVDAAVLASGRRLREAVDRAVLAVSDGRLPSSSDVVLLNESAAQAPRPAPQIAIKGGHLEPAGTTTMSPDPATALALIAQDAVDLLLSSEIRRVRVCGADTCALRFLDRSPAHNRRWCSMSRCGNRTKVRLHQARARRSERTPAD, from the coding sequence GTGGCAACGGACGACACGTGGATCTGGGACGGCGGGCGGGTCTGTCTGGACTTCACCAACACCCTCCGCCACCGGTGGCGATCCACGCCGGGGGAGACGCTCCGGAACCCGGGCGATCTCACCCTCTGGCTTCAGCGGGCCGGACTGCTCACACCGGGCATCCCGGATCCCGTGGATGCCGCCGTGCTGGCATCGGGCCGACGCCTGCGCGAGGCGGTCGACCGGGCCGTACTCGCGGTCTCCGACGGCCGACTGCCCTCCTCCAGCGACGTCGTGCTGCTCAACGAATCGGCAGCACAGGCGCCCCGGCCGGCGCCGCAAATCGCCATCAAAGGCGGCCACTTGGAGCCCGCCGGCACCACGACCATGTCACCTGATCCCGCGACCGCGCTGGCACTGATCGCGCAGGACGCCGTAGACCTGCTCCTGTCGAGCGAGATCCGGCGCGTACGCGTGTGCGGCGCGGACACGTGCGCCCTGCGCTTCCTGGACCGCTCCCCCGCCCACAACCGCCGCTGGTGCTCGATGTCCCGCTGCGGCAACCGCACCAAAGTCCGCCTCCACCAGGCCCGAGCCAGACGGAGTGAGCGCACCCCGGCGGACTGA
- a CDS encoding winged helix-turn-helix transcriptional regulator: MRRTSFAHWPCSIARTMDLLGDWWTPLVLREAFYGIRRFDAFQVSLGIARNTLTDRLRRLVDEGLLEKRPYQTEPVRYDYVLTEKGRDFYGVLLVMNRWGDRWLSGEEGPPVVMRHEVCGQEAHAEVVCSSCGEQMTAENTSPRMGPGYPPHLAERPDVRERFAG, from the coding sequence ATGAGGCGGACATCCTTTGCGCACTGGCCCTGCTCGATCGCGCGCACCATGGACTTGCTCGGGGACTGGTGGACGCCGTTGGTGCTGCGTGAGGCGTTCTACGGGATCCGGCGGTTCGACGCGTTCCAGGTGTCACTGGGGATCGCGCGCAACACATTGACGGACCGGTTGCGCCGACTGGTGGACGAGGGGCTGCTGGAGAAACGGCCGTACCAGACGGAGCCGGTTCGGTACGACTACGTGCTCACGGAGAAGGGGCGCGACTTCTACGGTGTGCTGCTGGTGATGAACCGGTGGGGGGACCGCTGGCTGTCCGGTGAAGAGGGCCCGCCGGTAGTCATGCGTCACGAGGTCTGCGGACAGGAAGCCCATGCCGAGGTGGTGTGTTCTTCCTGCGGCGAGCAGATGACCGCGGAGAACACCAGTCCTCGGATGGGCCCCGGCTATCCGCCACATCTGGCCGAACGGCCGGATGTGCGGGAGCGTTTCGCCGGCTGA